One Schistosoma haematobium chromosome Unknown HiC_scaffold_414, whole genome shotgun sequence DNA window includes the following coding sequences:
- a CDS encoding uncharacterized protein (EggNog:ENOG410Y65V~COG:S): MVNSSIIPILTYGLESIVLRKQDWSRLEAVLNTVRRIILNINDRKQYTVEQLKLKINLPNLASKIMQNRLNLWYVAHKRSNNLMVRSLYSNFENQCNNRKAHTKNWLRQLFQDIKEMGERLPNNWINQPNKVKINAYQDHFPKITGKRQLNHVCQNANCNRKFATIKEMNKHIRNDHQNKTNSESQYSCPLTDCNKTYKTLGWLNRHMQSCHPQYNLTKAEPKTKVNKINSNNEQNKCPYPGCNKTLPTKKGIINHCYVVHRWSAITGQEVKPKTKNNAKTAMAPR; this comes from the coding sequence ATGGTGAATTCCTCAATAATCCCCATTCTTACATATGGTCTAGAATCAATAGTACTAAGAAAGCAAGATTGGTCTAGACTAGAAGCGGTGTTAAATACAGTAAGACGGATAAttctaaatataaatgataGAAAACAATATACCGTTGAGCAACTTAAACTTAAAATAAACTTACCAAACCTAGCCAGTAAAATCATGCAAAACAGACTAAACTTGTGGTATGTAGCGCATAAAAGATCAAATAACCTAATGGTGAGGTCTTTATATAGTAACTTTGAAAATCAGTGCAACAATAGGAAGGCCCATACTAAAAACTGGCTAAGACAACTATTTCAAGACATTAAAGAAATGGGTGAGCGCCTTCCTAATAACTGGATAAACCAACCCAACAAGGTTAAAATAAACGCATATCAAGATCACTTTCCAAAAATAACAGGGAAACGACAGCTGAACCATGTATGCCAAAATGCAAACTGTAACAGAAAATTTGCTACAATTAAAGAAATGAACAAACACATTAGAAATGATcaccaaaataaaactaatagtGAGTCCCAATATAGCTGTCCCTTAACTGACTGTAATAAAACGTATAAGACGTTGGGTTGGTTAAATAGACACATGCAGTCATGCCACCCACAATATAATCTAACTAAAGCCGAACCCAAAAccaaagttaataaaataaactcCAATAACGAACAAAATAAATGCCCATACCCAGGCTGCAACAAAACTTTACCAACTAAAAAAGGTATAATAAATCACTGCTATGTAGTACATAG